A region from the Conexibacter woesei Iso977N genome encodes:
- a CDS encoding response regulator, whose product MTNTVGPTSQPRVLRVLVVDDAPDIRALIRAMLSDNEGVEVVEASGGEEALAVVAADPPDLAVVDQNMPGMDGVTTTRELKALNADVEVVAFTAVPGAERQFAQAGATRHFLKDRFGDLVGFISERAASGR is encoded by the coding sequence ATGACCAACACAGTGGGTCCCACGTCTCAGCCACGCGTTCTACGCGTCCTCGTCGTCGACGATGCGCCGGACATCCGTGCCCTGATCCGGGCGATGCTGAGCGACAACGAGGGCGTCGAGGTCGTCGAGGCCAGCGGGGGCGAGGAGGCGCTGGCGGTCGTCGCCGCCGATCCGCCGGACCTCGCGGTCGTCGACCAGAACATGCCGGGCATGGACGGCGTGACCACGACGCGCGAGTTGAAGGCGTTGAACGCCGATGTTGAGGTGGTTGCCTTCACCGCCGTTCCCGGGGCCGAGCGCCAGTTCGCGCAGGCCGGGGCGACGCGACACTTCCTCAAGGACCGCTTCGGGGACCTGGTCGGCTTCATCTCCGAACGCGCCGCGTCAGGGCGCTGA
- a CDS encoding sensor histidine kinase, with translation MSRRADELALLVDTIRDYAILLLDPEGTITTWNAGAARLKGYTEEQAIGQNFSMFYTDEDRAHGLPQTLLATAAREGRVENEGWRVRRDGTQFWANVLITAIREPDGTVIGYGKLVRDLTERRAADQALREANARLERTNTELDRFAAVAAHDLQEPLRTIGGFSGLLVERHGAELDGAARKYLDHITSGVTRMSQMVDDLLDYARAAESSGEPGNTVVLADSVGAVLKELQATIDEHGTPIEVDVAGELHVHAESRDVEAALRNLISNAVKFASVEQPRVTVRAALLEGARDIRLDVVDNGMGIDPQDRPRLFQPFARLPSAAGQPGTGLGLAIAQRVIERNSGSIGVDSTTGTGSRFWFTLPAA, from the coding sequence ATGTCACGGCGCGCGGACGAGTTGGCGCTGCTGGTCGACACCATCCGCGACTACGCGATCCTGCTGCTGGACCCCGAGGGCACGATCACGACCTGGAACGCCGGCGCCGCGCGGCTGAAGGGCTACACCGAGGAGCAGGCGATCGGCCAGAACTTCTCGATGTTCTACACCGACGAGGACCGCGCGCACGGCCTGCCGCAGACGCTGCTGGCGACCGCCGCGCGCGAGGGCCGGGTCGAGAACGAGGGCTGGCGCGTGCGGCGCGACGGCACGCAGTTCTGGGCCAACGTGCTGATCACCGCGATCCGCGAGCCGGACGGCACGGTCATCGGCTACGGCAAGCTCGTACGCGATCTCACCGAGCGGCGCGCCGCCGACCAGGCGCTGCGGGAGGCCAACGCGAGGCTGGAGCGAACCAACACGGAGCTGGACCGCTTCGCCGCGGTCGCCGCGCACGACCTGCAGGAGCCGCTGCGGACGATCGGCGGCTTCTCGGGGCTGCTGGTCGAGCGCCACGGCGCCGAGCTGGACGGGGCGGCCCGCAAGTACCTGGACCACATCACCTCCGGCGTGACGCGCATGTCGCAGATGGTCGACGACCTGCTCGACTACGCCCGCGCCGCCGAGTCGTCCGGGGAGCCGGGCAACACCGTGGTCCTGGCCGACTCCGTCGGCGCGGTGTTGAAGGAGCTCCAGGCGACGATCGACGAGCACGGAACGCCGATCGAGGTCGACGTCGCCGGCGAGCTCCACGTCCACGCCGAGTCCCGCGACGTCGAGGCCGCGCTGCGCAACCTGATCTCCAACGCGGTGAAGTTCGCGTCGGTCGAGCAGCCGCGCGTGACGGTCCGCGCGGCGCTGCTCGAGGGCGCCAGGGACATCCGCCTCGACGTGGTCGACAACGGCATGGGCATCGATCCCCAGGACCGTCCGCGACTGTTCCAGCCCTTCGCCCGCCTGCCCTCGGCCGCCGGCCAGCCCGGCACCGGCCTCGGCCTGGCGATCGCCCAGCGCGTGATCGAACGCAACTCCGGCTCGATCGGCGTCGACTCCACGACCGGCACCGGCTCCCGCTTCTGGTTCACCCTCCCGGCGGCCTAG